Within Candidatus Stygibacter australis, the genomic segment GTAGTTTGCGCACATAGAGCAGTAGCCATTAGGAGCAAAGCAAGGATAACGATAATTTTCTTCATAAACAATCCTTTATATAATTTATTGATTTACAGCATTACGGAGCTTAATAAGTTCTTCATTATCAGGATCAATTCTCAAACCCTGCTGGATATATTCCATTGCCTGCTGATTTTCGTTCAAGTGCACATAGATGGATGCCAGTCTCAAATATGACATTGAGAGATTTGGGGCAAGGGCAATTGCCTTCTCGCATTGATCAATTGCCCGAGTATATTGTTCAGCATAGAAAAATTCCAGAGCACGGATCAGATAAACGGAAGCCTGATTAATATCACCAACCTGCTCCAGTTTGATGCGTTCAGCTTCCTCAGCTACACGCTCATTAACCACATCTTCATCCGCTACACGCTCAACCACTTTCACAGTATCATATAATGTAACTTCTTTATATACTGTATCAGCCTTTGTTCTGGCAAAATAGAGAGAATCAAGATCTAGTCCTGATGAATACTGATCCGGGAACATTTCTGATAAATCATCTTCACCAACTGTCTTCTTACCATAAGCAAGGTGAATACCAAAATAATGATTACCAAAATCTGATTCCAGTTCATTATCCTTAAATGGTGTCTGGAAAGCATAATCAATACCGATAGTCAGGGAGGTTACATCAGCCATACCTTCCACATAATTATCAATCTCTTCCAGCCAATCCTTGCGATATACATCGATGCCTACTCCGGCAGTGATATCATAACTATTGAGGCCTGCCCGAAGAAATAAATTCTCTGCTACAGCGTATTCAGTACCAAGAGCATAGTGGGATTCAGTGATATCTTCTCCCTGCTCAATATTATAATCAGCAGTAAGTGTGAGAGCATCAATATGAATATTTGCTCCAGCCGAGATAATCCGGGGTAGTTTATCTGAACCACCATCCTCCAGAGCCATATTAGCTGACATAATGCGATTGACCGCCAGCCCAAGCTGCAAAAATGAAGTCGGACGAAAAACGATACCGAAATCGGCATCAAAGGCACTATTTGAATCTTCAAATGAATAAATATTGCTATCATTAATGTAAGAATTATTTGTTTCATTAAAACCTGTGCGATAGTTCTGGAAACCAAAACCTATCAGTAATTTATTGTCTTTGCCTAATAAGATCCTGGAAAGCGCAGAAGTACCATATGCCATACCCATTCGGGTTTCATTATAATTATTACTGCCATTTGATCCGACAGATAATCCTAAGCATCCCAATCTTCCCAGTGGTGCTGCAAAATAAGCATAATTATCAGATAGATCATCATTATCAAGCTGAATAGTATAGGTTCTGGAATCCGTAATCAATTGATACCAGGTGATCTCACCCAGAAAAGCAGGATTCCAGACAATTGCTGAGGCATCATTTGACGAGGCAGTACCCGCACCACCCATGGCAGCATTTCGAACTCCCCCATTTGTGAAATCATAAGCAGAAAGCAGCAAGGGGAGAAGCAGGAAGAGAGTGAGAAGTGAATGAAAAATCGTGAGTCGTGAGACGTGAGACGTGAGACGTGAGTTACAATTAATTTTCTTTATATTTTTCATCTTTATTACCTCAC encodes:
- a CDS encoding tetratricopeptide repeat protein; amino-acid sequence: MKNIKKINCNSRLTSHVSRLTIFHSLLTLFLLLPLLLSAYDFTNGGVRNAAMGGAGTASSNDASAIVWNPAFLGEITWYQLITDSRTYTIQLDNDDLSDNYAYFAAPLGRLGCLGLSVGSNGSNNYNETRMGMAYGTSALSRILLGKDNKLLIGFGFQNYRTGFNETNNSYINDSNIYSFEDSNSAFDADFGIVFRPTSFLQLGLAVNRIMSANMALEDGGSDKLPRIISAGANIHIDALTLTADYNIEQGEDITESHYALGTEYAVAENLFLRAGLNSYDITAGVGIDVYRKDWLEEIDNYVEGMADVTSLTIGIDYAFQTPFKDNELESDFGNHYFGIHLAYGKKTVGEDDLSEMFPDQYSSGLDLDSLYFARTKADTVYKEVTLYDTVKVVERVADEDVVNERVAEEAERIKLEQVGDINQASVYLIRALEFFYAEQYTRAIDQCEKAIALAPNLSMSYLRLASIYVHLNENQQAMEYIQQGLRIDPDNEELIKLRNAVNQ